One Azospirillaceae bacterium DNA segment encodes these proteins:
- the rpsU gene encoding 30S ribosomal protein S21 produces the protein MQVLVRDNNVDQALRALKKKMQREGIFREMKLRRNYEKPSEKRAREKAEAVRRLRKLLRKRMDREGY, from the coding sequence GTGCAAGTTCTCGTTCGCGACAACAACGTTGACCAGGCCCTCCGGGCGCTGAAGAAGAAGATGCAGCGTGAAGGCATCTTCCGTGAGATGAAGCTGCGCCGGAACTACGAGAAGCCGTCGGAGAAGCGCGCCCGCGAAAAGGCGGAAGCTGTGCGCCGGCTGCGCAAGCTCCTGCGCAAGCGCATGGACCGCGAGGGCTACTGA